A single genomic interval of Kogia breviceps isolate mKogBre1 chromosome 6, mKogBre1 haplotype 1, whole genome shotgun sequence harbors:
- the SPARCL1 gene encoding SPARC-like protein 1 isoform X1, which produces MKSVIFLLFILETAAAIPTQARFLSDHSNPTADSLSSFQQAETLVTSEHTAIPTVRAGDAENEKETDVSIEDHPTHKPEKSSVLKSEEENHDQSADQDQSYSQNLGSEDQEKSESDLTENLEHTPTEGTSDLKEDMSEPPKEKLPERFLDQDVSSIVASNQQESIPETEENQEQPINDSYSQLNRSSKHSQDLSAQGNQEQDPNIPNGEEEGEREPGKIGTHNDNQEREREVPKEHSNSTQEEDSTRSDDIWEESYQPTQVSKMQKDELEQGGHEQEEENSNADMEEETASKISKPNQDEEWQSQGGKPGLEVISNHEEMDKKTLSEPLLVEPTDDGNIMPRNHGTDDGGDAGPRRGASEEYFSPSEAFLESGRAPSNYYHVKYGEQREKARENENAGTSEPVENRGAKKAESSPNEDVSATEGNTRVYSVDSCLSFQCKRGHVCKADQQGKAHCVCQDPVTCPPTKLLDQVCGTDNQTYASSCHLFATKCRLEGTKKGHQLQLDYFGACKAIPACTDFEVTQFPLRMRDWLKNILMQLYEPNPEHAGYLNEKQRNKVKKIYLDEKRLLAGDHSTDLLLRDFKKNYHMYVYPVHWQFRELDQHPRDRVLTHSELAPLRASLVPLEHCITRFFEECDPNKDKHITLEEWGHCFEIKEEDIDENLLF; this is translated from the exons ATGAAGTCTGTGATTTTTCTCCTATTCATTTTGGAAACCGCAGCTGCAATCCCG acaCAAGCGAGGTTCCTATCTGATCATTCCAACCCAACTGCTGATTCCTTGAGTTCCTTCCAACAGGCTGAAACGTTGGTAACATCTGAGCACACCGCAATCCCCACTGTAAGGGCTGGAGatgcagaaaatgaaaaggaaactgaCGTATCCATAGAAGACCATCCCACTCATAAG cctgaAAAGTCTTCAGTACTAAAGTCAGAGGAGGAAAACCATGACCAGTCAGCAGATCAGGACCAGAGTTACAGCCAAAACCTGGGATCAGAGGATCAAGAGAAAAGTGAAAGTGACTTAACTGAGAATTTGGAGCATACACCAACTGAAGGTACATCGGACCTAAAAGAAGACATGAGTGAGCCTCCAAAGGAAAAACTCCCCGAGAGATTCCTCGATCAGGATGTGAGTTCCATTGTAGCTTCTAATCAACAAGAAAGCATTCCAGAGACAGAGGAAAACCAAGAACAACCTATAAATGACTCATATTCTCAGTTGAACAGGAGCAGCAAACATAGCCAAGACCTAAGTGCTCAAGGAAACCAAGAGCAGGATCCAAACATCCCaaatggagaagaggaaggggaaagagagccAGGCAAAATTGGTACCCACAATGATAaccaagaaagggagagagaagttcCCAAGGAGCATTCTAACAGCACGCAGGAAGAAGACAGTACACGGTCTGATGACATTTGGGAAGAGTCCTATCAACCCACTCAAGTAAGCAAGATGCAGAAAGATGAACTTGAACAGGGTGGCCATGAACAAGAAGAGGAAAACTCCAATGCAGACATGGAAGAGGAAACCGCATCAAAAATCAGTAAGCCCAATCAAGATGAAGAATGGCAGAGCCAGGGAGGAAAGCCCGGCCTTGAAGTTATCAGCAACCATGAGGAGATGGACAAAAAGACTCTTTCTGAGCCTTTGCTGGTGGAGCCTACGGATGATGGTAACATCATGCCCAGAAATCACGGCACTGACGATGGCGGCGATGCTGGCCCCAGGCGCGGTGCAAGTGAGGAGTACTTCAGCCCAAGCGAGGCTTTCCTGGAGAGTGGAAGAGCTCCATCCAATTACTATCACGTAAAGTATGGGGAGCAGAGAGAAAAAGCACGTGAGAATGAGAATGCAGGTACCAGTGAACCTGTAGAAAACCGAGGG GCCAAGAAAGCAGAAAGCTCACCGAATGAAGATGTCAGTGCAACTGAAGGCAACACCAGGGTGTACAGTGTCG ATTCTTGCCTGAGCTTCCAGTGTAAAAGAGGACACGTCTGCAAGGCTGATCAACAGGGAAAAGCCCACTGTGTTTGCCAAGATCCAGTGACTTGTCCTCCTACAAAACTCCTTGACCAA GTCTGTGGCACTGACAATCAGACCTATGCCAGCTCCTGCCATCTCTTTGCTACTAAGTGCAGATTGGAGGGGACCAAAAAGGGGCACCAACTTCAGCTGGACTATTTTGGAGCTTGCAAAG CTATTCCTGCTTGTACGGACTTTGAAGTGACCCAGTTTCCTCTCAGGATGAGAGACTGGCTCAAGAATATCCTCATGCAGCTTTATGAACCTAACCCTGAGCACGCTGGATATCTAAATGAGAAGCAGAGAAATAAA GTCAAGAAAATTTACCTGGATGAAAAGAGACTCCTGGCTGGGGACCACTCAACTGACCTTCTCTTGAGAGACTTTAAGAAAAACTACCACATGTATGTGTATCCCGTGCACTGGCAGTTTAGAGAGCTGGACCAACACCCTCGGGACAG AGTCTTGACCCACTCTGAGCTCGCTCCTTTGCGGGCATCTCTGGTGCCCTTGGAACACTGCATAACGCGCTTCTTTGAAGAGTGTGACCCCAACAAAGATAAGCACATCACCCTGGAGGAGTGGGGCCACTGCTTTGAAATTAAAGAAG
- the SPARCL1 gene encoding SPARC-like protein 1 isoform X2: MKSVIFLLFILETAAAIPAETLVTSEHTAIPTVRAGDAENEKETDVSIEDHPTHKPEKSSVLKSEEENHDQSADQDQSYSQNLGSEDQEKSESDLTENLEHTPTEGTSDLKEDMSEPPKEKLPERFLDQDVSSIVASNQQESIPETEENQEQPINDSYSQLNRSSKHSQDLSAQGNQEQDPNIPNGEEEGEREPGKIGTHNDNQEREREVPKEHSNSTQEEDSTRSDDIWEESYQPTQVSKMQKDELEQGGHEQEEENSNADMEEETASKISKPNQDEEWQSQGGKPGLEVISNHEEMDKKTLSEPLLVEPTDDGNIMPRNHGTDDGGDAGPRRGASEEYFSPSEAFLESGRAPSNYYHVKYGEQREKARENENAGTSEPVENRGAKKAESSPNEDVSATEGNTRVYSVDSCLSFQCKRGHVCKADQQGKAHCVCQDPVTCPPTKLLDQVCGTDNQTYASSCHLFATKCRLEGTKKGHQLQLDYFGACKAIPACTDFEVTQFPLRMRDWLKNILMQLYEPNPEHAGYLNEKQRNKVKKIYLDEKRLLAGDHSTDLLLRDFKKNYHMYVYPVHWQFRELDQHPRDRVLTHSELAPLRASLVPLEHCITRFFEECDPNKDKHITLEEWGHCFEIKEEDIDENLLF, from the exons ATGAAGTCTGTGATTTTTCTCCTATTCATTTTGGAAACCGCAGCTGCAATCCCG GCTGAAACGTTGGTAACATCTGAGCACACCGCAATCCCCACTGTAAGGGCTGGAGatgcagaaaatgaaaaggaaactgaCGTATCCATAGAAGACCATCCCACTCATAAG cctgaAAAGTCTTCAGTACTAAAGTCAGAGGAGGAAAACCATGACCAGTCAGCAGATCAGGACCAGAGTTACAGCCAAAACCTGGGATCAGAGGATCAAGAGAAAAGTGAAAGTGACTTAACTGAGAATTTGGAGCATACACCAACTGAAGGTACATCGGACCTAAAAGAAGACATGAGTGAGCCTCCAAAGGAAAAACTCCCCGAGAGATTCCTCGATCAGGATGTGAGTTCCATTGTAGCTTCTAATCAACAAGAAAGCATTCCAGAGACAGAGGAAAACCAAGAACAACCTATAAATGACTCATATTCTCAGTTGAACAGGAGCAGCAAACATAGCCAAGACCTAAGTGCTCAAGGAAACCAAGAGCAGGATCCAAACATCCCaaatggagaagaggaaggggaaagagagccAGGCAAAATTGGTACCCACAATGATAaccaagaaagggagagagaagttcCCAAGGAGCATTCTAACAGCACGCAGGAAGAAGACAGTACACGGTCTGATGACATTTGGGAAGAGTCCTATCAACCCACTCAAGTAAGCAAGATGCAGAAAGATGAACTTGAACAGGGTGGCCATGAACAAGAAGAGGAAAACTCCAATGCAGACATGGAAGAGGAAACCGCATCAAAAATCAGTAAGCCCAATCAAGATGAAGAATGGCAGAGCCAGGGAGGAAAGCCCGGCCTTGAAGTTATCAGCAACCATGAGGAGATGGACAAAAAGACTCTTTCTGAGCCTTTGCTGGTGGAGCCTACGGATGATGGTAACATCATGCCCAGAAATCACGGCACTGACGATGGCGGCGATGCTGGCCCCAGGCGCGGTGCAAGTGAGGAGTACTTCAGCCCAAGCGAGGCTTTCCTGGAGAGTGGAAGAGCTCCATCCAATTACTATCACGTAAAGTATGGGGAGCAGAGAGAAAAAGCACGTGAGAATGAGAATGCAGGTACCAGTGAACCTGTAGAAAACCGAGGG GCCAAGAAAGCAGAAAGCTCACCGAATGAAGATGTCAGTGCAACTGAAGGCAACACCAGGGTGTACAGTGTCG ATTCTTGCCTGAGCTTCCAGTGTAAAAGAGGACACGTCTGCAAGGCTGATCAACAGGGAAAAGCCCACTGTGTTTGCCAAGATCCAGTGACTTGTCCTCCTACAAAACTCCTTGACCAA GTCTGTGGCACTGACAATCAGACCTATGCCAGCTCCTGCCATCTCTTTGCTACTAAGTGCAGATTGGAGGGGACCAAAAAGGGGCACCAACTTCAGCTGGACTATTTTGGAGCTTGCAAAG CTATTCCTGCTTGTACGGACTTTGAAGTGACCCAGTTTCCTCTCAGGATGAGAGACTGGCTCAAGAATATCCTCATGCAGCTTTATGAACCTAACCCTGAGCACGCTGGATATCTAAATGAGAAGCAGAGAAATAAA GTCAAGAAAATTTACCTGGATGAAAAGAGACTCCTGGCTGGGGACCACTCAACTGACCTTCTCTTGAGAGACTTTAAGAAAAACTACCACATGTATGTGTATCCCGTGCACTGGCAGTTTAGAGAGCTGGACCAACACCCTCGGGACAG AGTCTTGACCCACTCTGAGCTCGCTCCTTTGCGGGCATCTCTGGTGCCCTTGGAACACTGCATAACGCGCTTCTTTGAAGAGTGTGACCCCAACAAAGATAAGCACATCACCCTGGAGGAGTGGGGCCACTGCTTTGAAATTAAAGAAG